The following are from one region of the Gemmatimonadales bacterium genome:
- a CDS encoding pitrilysin family protein: MNRLIQYTAAAALVAVPTLLSAQGVASAFDRTRPPPVAGAPTFRVPTWSVDTLPNGARLVVVEKHDLPLVSFSIHFDGGSLQTSAKQGVANFVGAMMREGTATRTGDQINDELALLGTNVGFGIGTESGSASFSSLARNFDPTLAIMMDMMLHSTFPAPALERLRAQSLAAYTRGQDVVGTVAGEIAPKLLYGDQPYGRVTDDADIRAVTRDDVANLAKEYFVPANATVYVVGDMTRAEARAKLAKAFEGWPRSGQQIAISYPAAPEPSATTIYFVDMANKPQSEIVLTRPLPPEYSPDMAKMDVTDAILGGLFQSRLNLNIREVHGYSYGFNSFSGWLKGPGSERAQGAVTREKTDSSLIEAMKEVRGMTGPKPATADELTAAKNSLTLSLPSDMQSIAGISFIVSRIVDNNLPHDWWSQYITQVNGTTAADVAAMSAKYMDPNHLIILVVGDGAKIGASVRATGIAPVVTLDKTGKKLNQ; the protein is encoded by the coding sequence GTGAACCGCCTGATCCAGTACACCGCGGCCGCGGCGCTCGTCGCCGTGCCGACCCTGCTCTCCGCGCAGGGCGTTGCATCCGCGTTCGACCGCACCAGGCCGCCACCGGTGGCCGGGGCACCGACCTTCAGGGTCCCCACCTGGAGCGTCGACACGCTTCCCAACGGCGCGCGCCTCGTCGTCGTCGAGAAGCATGACCTGCCGCTGGTGTCGTTCTCGATCCATTTCGACGGTGGATCGTTGCAGACCAGCGCGAAACAGGGCGTGGCGAATTTCGTCGGGGCGATGATGCGTGAGGGGACCGCGACCCGCACCGGCGACCAGATCAACGACGAGCTCGCGCTTCTCGGCACCAACGTCGGCTTCGGCATCGGGACGGAATCGGGGAGCGCGTCGTTTTCGTCGCTGGCGCGCAACTTCGACCCGACGCTCGCGATCATGATGGACATGATGCTGCATTCGACCTTCCCGGCGCCGGCGCTCGAACGTCTCCGTGCGCAATCGCTCGCGGCATACACCCGCGGACAGGACGTGGTCGGAACGGTGGCGGGGGAGATCGCACCGAAGCTGCTCTATGGCGATCAGCCGTACGGTCGCGTCACCGACGATGCTGATATCCGGGCCGTCACGCGCGACGACGTCGCGAATCTCGCGAAGGAGTACTTCGTCCCGGCGAACGCGACGGTGTACGTCGTCGGCGACATGACCCGCGCCGAGGCCAGGGCGAAACTGGCGAAGGCGTTCGAAGGGTGGCCGAGGAGCGGACAGCAGATCGCGATCTCGTATCCGGCGGCCCCGGAACCGAGCGCGACGACGATCTACTTCGTCGACATGGCGAACAAGCCGCAGTCGGAAATCGTGCTGACGCGTCCGCTCCCGCCGGAATACTCTCCCGACATGGCGAAGATGGACGTTACCGACGCGATCCTCGGTGGCCTCTTCCAGTCGCGGCTCAACCTCAACATCCGCGAAGTGCACGGATACTCGTACGGGTTCAACTCGTTCTCCGGCTGGCTCAAGGGCCCGGGGAGTGAGCGCGCGCAGGGCGCAGTCACGCGCGAGAAGACCGATTCGTCACTGATCGAGGCGATGAAGGAAGTGCGCGGGATGACCGGCCCGAAGCCGGCGACGGCGGATGAACTCACGGCGGCGAAGAACTCGCTGACCCTCTCGCTCCCGTCCGATATGCAGTCGATCGCCGGGATTTCGTTCATCGTGTCGCGGATCGTCGACAACAATCTCCCGCACGACTGGTGGTCGCAGTACATCACGCAGGTCAACGGCACGACCGCCGCCGATGTGGCGGCAATGTCGGCGAAGTACATGGACCCGAACCACCTGATCATTCTGGTGGTGGGCGATGGCGCCAAGATCGGCGCGTCGGTGCGCGCGACGGGCATCGCGCCGGTCGTCACGCTCGACAAGACCGGCAAGAAGCTCAACCAGTAG
- a CDS encoding TetR/AcrR family transcriptional regulator yields the protein MAEAPQTTRDRLLEAARALFTTTGFHATTTPMIARHAGVAEGTIYRHFPSKEALLNVAYQEVQRWGATLVRDAGNSTAPTVGDRLTALGRVWLAAAQDDPARMRMLLGPRAAADLDDASRASSVELRQGLEHLIARGKQEGTVRAGVVELWTAVWLTLVSFAVEQVASREWTATHPHAIATLDAAWEAIAWRPIAVGAGTAPATDGAGR from the coding sequence ATGGCCGAAGCACCACAGACGACGCGCGATCGGCTCCTCGAAGCGGCCCGTGCCCTCTTTACCACCACCGGCTTCCACGCCACCACCACGCCGATGATTGCCCGGCATGCAGGTGTGGCCGAGGGGACGATCTACCGCCACTTCCCGAGCAAGGAAGCGCTGCTCAACGTCGCCTACCAGGAGGTGCAGCGGTGGGGGGCGACGCTGGTGCGCGACGCCGGGAATTCGACCGCGCCGACGGTCGGCGACCGCCTCACGGCCCTCGGCCGCGTCTGGCTCGCAGCGGCACAGGATGACCCCGCGCGGATGCGAATGCTCCTCGGCCCCCGAGCCGCTGCCGATCTCGATGACGCGTCGCGCGCATCGTCCGTCGAGCTGCGGCAGGGGCTGGAGCACCTGATCGCCCGCGGGAAGCAGGAAGGAACGGTCCGCGCCGGCGTGGTGGAACTCTGGACCGCGGTCTGGCTGACGCTCGTCTCGTTCGCGGTGGAGCAGGTTGCGTCGCGGGAATGGACCGCAACACACCCGCACGCCATTGCCACGCTCGACGCGGCGTGGGAAGCGATCGCGTGGCGGCCGATCGCCGTGGGCGCCGGTACCGCACCGGCGACGGACGGCGCCGGACGATAA
- a CDS encoding saccharopine dehydrogenase C-terminal domain-containing protein yields MKMLVLGAGLQGSACAFDLLHDPDVTQVTLADIQPERRARFLNAVSDRLRPVPLDVTDHTAVRALMADHVAVMSALPYYFNGPMAKLAVEVGCHFADLGGNTDIVMEQKKLNDEAHAKGLSIMPDCGLAPGMVNILAAEGIRRLDRADRVRIFVGGLPQHPEPPLNYQIVYSLEGALDYYTTPSWILRDGNATTVDALSEVEHLAFSEPIGTLEAFHTAGGVSTMPFTFEGKVREMEYKTLRYPGHVAIMRPIRELGLLDLEPVKVKGHPVVPRDAFIASVSPKLTKPEGRDLVALRVIVSGDKHGKPLTTQFDLLDYFDEAHHVSAMMRTTGYSLSVTGLVQARRQVIRFGVTTPDEGMPFDHYIEGLKRRGIVIHES; encoded by the coding sequence ATGAAGATGCTGGTACTCGGCGCCGGACTGCAGGGTTCCGCCTGCGCCTTCGACCTCCTGCACGATCCCGACGTCACCCAGGTCACGCTGGCCGATATCCAGCCGGAACGCCGGGCACGCTTCCTCAACGCCGTCAGCGATCGACTTCGCCCGGTTCCGCTCGACGTGACAGATCATACCGCAGTCCGCGCGTTGATGGCGGATCATGTCGCCGTGATGAGCGCCCTGCCCTATTACTTCAACGGCCCGATGGCGAAACTTGCCGTCGAAGTCGGCTGTCATTTCGCCGACCTCGGCGGCAACACCGACATCGTGATGGAGCAGAAAAAACTCAACGACGAGGCGCACGCCAAGGGGCTGTCGATCATGCCCGACTGCGGCTTGGCACCGGGGATGGTGAACATCCTTGCCGCTGAAGGGATTCGGCGACTCGATCGCGCCGACCGCGTGCGGATCTTCGTCGGCGGATTGCCACAGCATCCCGAGCCGCCGCTCAATTACCAGATCGTCTATTCGCTCGAAGGAGCGCTCGACTACTACACCACGCCGTCATGGATCCTCCGCGACGGCAACGCGACGACCGTCGACGCATTGAGCGAAGTCGAGCATCTCGCGTTCTCCGAACCGATCGGGACGCTTGAGGCATTCCATACCGCGGGCGGCGTGTCGACGATGCCGTTCACCTTCGAGGGGAAGGTGCGCGAGATGGAATACAAGACGCTGCGCTACCCGGGACACGTTGCAATCATGCGGCCGATTCGCGAGCTCGGTCTCCTCGATCTTGAACCGGTCAAGGTGAAGGGCCATCCCGTCGTCCCGCGCGACGCTTTCATTGCCTCCGTCTCGCCCAAGCTCACCAAGCCGGAGGGCCGCGACCTGGTGGCACTGCGGGTGATCGTGTCGGGCGACAAGCATGGCAAGCCGCTCACCACGCAATTCGATCTCCTCGACTACTTCGACGAGGCGCACCATGTCTCGGCGATGATGCGCACCACCGGGTATTCGCTCTCAGTCACCGGGCTGGTGCAGGCGCGGCGGCAGGTGATTCGCTTCGGGGTGACGACGCCGGACGAAGGGATGCCGTTCGATCACTACATCGAGGGGCTCAAGCGGCGCGGGATCGTGATCCACGAATCCTGA
- a CDS encoding N(4)-(beta-N-acetylglucosaminyl)-L-asparaginase: MSEPAVSRRSFLGAAGAAVAGSALLPRELIAAPTILRRAAARPCVVSSNNGLRGVKRAFDLLAKGADTLDAGVEGVKIEELDPADQSVGYGGLPNAEGVVQLDASCMHGPTRRAGAVGALEGIKTPSEIVRLIMQYTNHIMLVGEDAQKFAVSYGYKAEDLLTPESREAWLRWRANLNADDNYVDVPANKKILMYTTGTNPMMLVDAKGDMSSIVTTSGVAWKVPGRVGDSAIVGAGQYTDNDVGSAGSTGLGEANILATGGALTVDNMRRGMHPTDACLATLKRVMQVIPAKWIGAGGKPTFQLQYYAVNKAGEYGAAAMTSSPFAVCDEKGPRSEQCAVLYS, encoded by the coding sequence ATGTCGGAACCCGCCGTATCACGCCGTTCCTTTCTCGGAGCCGCCGGGGCGGCCGTCGCCGGGAGCGCGCTCCTTCCGCGCGAGCTGATCGCGGCGCCGACGATCCTGCGGCGCGCCGCGGCGCGTCCGTGCGTCGTCTCCAGCAACAATGGGCTGCGCGGCGTGAAGCGGGCGTTCGACCTCCTGGCCAAGGGGGCGGACACCCTCGATGCCGGCGTCGAAGGAGTCAAGATCGAGGAACTCGACCCGGCCGACCAGTCGGTGGGATACGGCGGCCTCCCAAACGCGGAGGGCGTGGTGCAGCTCGACGCGTCGTGCATGCACGGTCCGACCAGGCGGGCAGGTGCCGTCGGTGCGCTGGAGGGGATCAAGACGCCGAGCGAGATCGTCCGGCTGATCATGCAGTACACCAATCACATCATGCTGGTGGGAGAAGACGCCCAGAAGTTTGCCGTCTCGTACGGGTACAAGGCGGAGGACCTCCTCACGCCGGAATCGCGCGAGGCCTGGCTGCGGTGGCGCGCCAATCTCAACGCCGACGACAACTACGTCGACGTGCCGGCGAACAAGAAGATCCTGATGTACACCACCGGGACCAATCCGATGATGCTGGTCGACGCCAAGGGCGACATGTCGTCGATCGTGACGACGAGCGGTGTCGCCTGGAAGGTGCCGGGACGCGTCGGTGATTCTGCCATCGTCGGCGCCGGCCAGTACACCGACAACGATGTCGGTTCGGCAGGGTCCACCGGCCTCGGCGAGGCGAATATCCTCGCCACCGGCGGCGCTCTGACGGTCGACAACATGCGGCGCGGGATGCACCCCACCGATGCATGCCTGGCGACACTCAAGCGTGTGATGCAGGTGATCCCGGCGAAATGGATCGGCGCGGGGGGAAAGCCGACGTTCCAGCTGCAGTACTACGCCGTGAACAAGGCGGGCGAATACGGCGCGGCGGCGATGACGTCGTCGCCGTTCGCGGTGTGTGACGAGAAGGGTCCTCGCAGCGAGCAGTGCGCGGTACTCTATTCGTGA
- a CDS encoding isochorismatase family protein, with product MSVICWDVDTQVDFMMADGKLAVPGAEAIIPALDRLTSWAHASGIQIVATADDHDVGHAEITDHPDWQSTFPPHCMRGTHGQTKIAATRLRDPLIFQPVPLDQGEVERAVRRHTGDFLLNKPGTDVFRWNPNAATVLDTLAPDRIVLYGVATDFCTRAAVMGVARLRPEAELQIVTDAIRGINEPASRALLVEWSAAGYTLTTSDAVTA from the coding sequence GTGAGCGTCATCTGCTGGGATGTCGACACCCAGGTCGACTTCATGATGGCCGATGGAAAGCTCGCTGTCCCCGGTGCCGAAGCGATCATTCCCGCCCTCGATCGACTCACTTCATGGGCGCACGCGTCCGGAATCCAGATCGTCGCAACCGCCGACGACCACGACGTCGGCCACGCCGAGATCACGGATCACCCCGACTGGCAGTCGACCTTTCCGCCACACTGCATGCGCGGCACGCATGGTCAGACGAAAATTGCCGCCACCCGATTGCGCGATCCGCTGATCTTCCAGCCGGTGCCGCTCGATCAGGGCGAGGTCGAACGGGCGGTTCGCAGGCACACCGGCGATTTTCTCCTCAACAAGCCGGGGACCGACGTCTTCCGCTGGAATCCCAACGCGGCCACGGTGCTCGACACGCTGGCGCCCGATCGCATCGTGCTCTACGGCGTGGCGACCGACTTCTGCACCCGGGCCGCCGTCATGGGCGTCGCCCGGCTCCGACCCGAGGCCGAATTGCAGATCGTGACCGACGCAATTCGCGGGATCAACGAACCGGCGAGTCGCGCGCTCCTGGTGGAATGGAGTGCCGCGGGATACACCCTCACCACTTCCGATGCGGTGACAGCATGA
- a CDS encoding aminotransferase class V-fold PLP-dependent enzyme: protein MTLSGRYFIPGPVEVDPEVAAAMLRPMMGHRGPAAHELVARIQPGLQALFGTRQSVMMLTGSATAMLEAAIRSGVRDRALCIISGLFGQRMARIAERCGREVVRLHVPEGGVLEPELLDRMLDGPPFDTVTMVHSETSTGALAPVEDLIARFRNDPGVVTIVDAVSSLGGIEIATDRWGADFVFTGSQKAMGLPPGLAFGAASEKFIDRCRGIDDRGFYLDVIDLLAAAQESRFPQTPALPIVYALDTQLQRIAAEGLAARFARHRTMREMVERWVARHQRCGILAPPGRRADTVTALVMAPGRSAEAVAATLKHQGWDVALGIEPDNDRFLRIGHMGDLLPEQLAALLAALEPLL, encoded by the coding sequence ATGACGCTGTCGGGGCGCTACTTCATCCCCGGTCCCGTCGAAGTCGATCCCGAAGTAGCCGCGGCGATGCTCCGTCCGATGATGGGCCATCGCGGCCCCGCGGCACATGAGCTCGTGGCCCGGATCCAGCCGGGATTGCAGGCGCTCTTCGGCACCAGGCAGTCGGTGATGATGCTCACCGGCTCGGCGACCGCGATGCTCGAGGCGGCGATCCGTTCCGGTGTCCGCGATCGCGCGCTCTGCATCATCAGCGGCCTCTTCGGGCAACGAATGGCCCGCATTGCCGAACGGTGCGGCAGGGAAGTGGTCCGCCTGCACGTCCCTGAAGGTGGCGTGCTCGAACCCGAGCTCCTCGACCGCATGCTCGACGGTCCGCCGTTCGACACCGTCACCATGGTCCATTCGGAGACGTCGACCGGTGCGCTCGCGCCGGTCGAGGATCTGATCGCGCGATTCCGCAACGATCCCGGGGTCGTGACGATCGTCGATGCCGTGTCCTCGCTCGGCGGGATCGAGATTGCCACCGATCGCTGGGGCGCCGATTTCGTCTTCACAGGATCGCAGAAGGCGATGGGGCTTCCCCCGGGTCTCGCCTTTGGTGCGGCCAGCGAAAAGTTCATCGACCGGTGTCGCGGCATCGACGATCGCGGCTTCTATCTCGACGTGATCGATCTCCTCGCCGCGGCGCAGGAATCGCGCTTTCCGCAGACGCCGGCGCTGCCGATCGTCTATGCGCTCGACACGCAGCTGCAACGGATCGCAGCCGAAGGGCTCGCCGCGAGATTCGCGCGGCATCGGACCATGCGCGAGATGGTCGAGCGCTGGGTCGCACGCCACCAGCGCTGCGGTATCCTCGCGCCCCCCGGTCGCCGGGCCGATACGGTGACGGCGCTGGTGATGGCGCCGGGCCGCTCGGCCGAAGCGGTTGCCGCGACGTTGAAGCACCAGGGATGGGATGTGGCGCTCGGCATCGAGCCGGACAACGACCGATTCCTCCGCATCGGGCACATGGGAGACCTTCTCCCCGAGCAACTCGCGGCGCTCCTCGCGGCGCTCGAACCCCTCCTGTAG
- the leuS gene encoding leucine--tRNA ligase — translation MSEYDPQAVEAKWQARWREERTNEPDLAQARRPFYNLMMFPYPSAEGLHVGNMFAFTGADVYGRFKRMQGWDVFEPMGFDAFGIHSENFALKIGVHPAELIPRNIATFTRQLTRMGGMFAWDHVLSTTDPSYYRWTQWLFLQLFKRGLAYRKKGAVNWCPFDKTVLANEQVIAGACERCGTMVEQRVLEQWYFRITDYAERLLANLDDPAKMDWSSSTVMAQKNWIGRSEGTELTFDVIPQSAGNRITVYTTRVDTVFGATFIVLAPEHPLVDAIATPSRRAEVDAYRAAVAARDLVSRKVGDKDKTGVFTGAVATIDGIGRELPVWIADYVLMEYGTGAIMGVPGHDERDFDFARKFDLPIVRVIAGAADDPAAPLDQAWVSDSTDDRVVNSGSFTGLMPAAAREAITAMLEEAGTPAHLIVRRKTQYRLYDWCISRQRYWGPPIPIIYCETCGAVPVPEDQLPVILPPLEDFRPDDSGISPLARNDAWYRVPCPACGAPARRETDVSDTFLDSSWYFLRYPSTGVDDRAFDPEITRRWLPVTSYIGGNEHAVLHLLYSRFVTMVLHDAGLLDFEEPFRRFRAHGLIIKEGSKMSKSRGNVVVPDDYIARWGADTLRTYLMFLGPYQEGGDFRDASISGPRRFLDRVWDLVTQATDPDCRDAEIRHDVMVKWHQTKQRVASEIEALHYNTAIAALMELVNTLRDQNCSEHTVIVELVQMTAPFAPHFAEECWQRLGQHGSVFDSSWPPFDPALTVTDDATIVVQVNGKVRGNIVVARDAGEDAVRALAEADESVQRHLAGKVVRKVVYVAGRLINFVVA, via the coding sequence ATGTCGGAGTACGATCCCCAGGCAGTGGAAGCGAAGTGGCAGGCGCGTTGGCGCGAGGAGCGCACCAACGAGCCTGATCTCGCCCAGGCCAGGCGACCCTTCTACAACCTGATGATGTTCCCCTACCCCTCGGCCGAGGGATTGCACGTGGGGAACATGTTCGCCTTTACCGGCGCCGACGTGTACGGCCGGTTCAAGCGGATGCAGGGATGGGATGTCTTCGAACCGATGGGATTCGACGCCTTCGGGATCCACTCGGAGAACTTCGCCCTCAAGATCGGCGTGCATCCCGCCGAACTGATTCCTCGCAACATCGCGACCTTCACGCGGCAGCTGACGCGAATGGGGGGGATGTTCGCCTGGGATCACGTGCTGTCGACGACGGATCCATCGTACTACCGCTGGACCCAGTGGCTCTTCCTGCAGCTCTTCAAGCGCGGGCTCGCCTACCGCAAGAAGGGCGCGGTCAACTGGTGCCCGTTCGACAAGACTGTCCTAGCCAATGAGCAGGTGATCGCCGGCGCGTGCGAACGCTGCGGAACGATGGTCGAGCAGCGCGTCCTCGAGCAGTGGTACTTCCGGATCACCGACTACGCAGAGCGGTTGCTCGCCAATCTCGACGATCCGGCGAAGATGGACTGGTCGAGTTCGACGGTCATGGCACAGAAGAACTGGATCGGCCGGAGCGAGGGAACTGAACTCACCTTCGACGTGATCCCGCAGTCGGCCGGCAACCGGATCACCGTCTACACCACTCGTGTCGACACGGTGTTCGGAGCGACGTTCATCGTGCTCGCCCCCGAGCATCCGCTGGTCGACGCGATCGCCACGCCCTCGCGGCGCGCGGAGGTTGACGCCTATCGCGCAGCCGTTGCCGCCCGGGACCTCGTCTCGCGCAAGGTGGGCGACAAGGACAAGACCGGTGTCTTCACCGGCGCGGTGGCCACGATCGACGGCATCGGTCGCGAACTTCCGGTCTGGATCGCCGACTACGTGCTGATGGAATACGGCACCGGTGCCATCATGGGCGTCCCCGGTCACGACGAACGCGATTTCGACTTCGCCCGCAAGTTCGATCTCCCCATCGTGCGGGTGATCGCCGGCGCCGCCGACGATCCCGCGGCCCCGCTCGACCAGGCATGGGTCTCCGATTCGACCGACGATCGCGTGGTGAATTCCGGTTCATTCACCGGATTGATGCCCGCCGCCGCACGCGAAGCGATCACCGCGATGCTCGAGGAGGCGGGAACGCCTGCGCATCTGATCGTGCGGCGCAAGACCCAGTACCGCCTCTACGACTGGTGCATCTCGCGGCAGCGGTACTGGGGTCCGCCGATTCCGATCATCTATTGCGAGACGTGCGGCGCGGTGCCGGTCCCGGAAGATCAGTTGCCGGTGATTCTCCCACCGCTCGAGGATTTCCGCCCGGACGATTCGGGGATCTCCCCGCTGGCGCGCAACGACGCGTGGTACCGCGTGCCGTGTCCCGCGTGCGGCGCACCGGCGCGGCGGGAGACCGATGTTTCCGACACCTTCCTCGATTCGTCGTGGTACTTCCTGCGGTATCCGAGTACCGGCGTCGACGACCGCGCCTTCGATCCGGAGATCACCCGCCGCTGGCTTCCGGTGACCAGCTACATCGGCGGCAATGAGCACGCGGTACTCCACCTGCTCTATTCCCGTTTCGTCACCATGGTGCTGCATGATGCCGGACTCCTCGATTTCGAGGAGCCGTTCCGCCGTTTCCGCGCGCACGGCCTGATCATCAAGGAAGGGTCGAAGATGTCGAAGTCGCGCGGGAACGTGGTCGTTCCCGACGACTACATCGCGCGCTGGGGCGCCGATACGCTGCGCACCTACCTCATGTTCCTCGGGCCGTATCAGGAGGGCGGAGATTTCCGTGACGCCAGCATCAGCGGCCCGCGGCGCTTCCTCGATCGCGTCTGGGACCTCGTCACGCAGGCGACCGATCCTGATTGCCGCGACGCCGAGATCCGGCACGATGTGATGGTCAAGTGGCACCAGACCAAGCAGCGGGTCGCGAGCGAGATCGAGGCGCTGCACTACAACACTGCGATCGCCGCGCTGATGGAACTGGTCAACACGCTCCGCGACCAGAACTGCTCCGAGCACACGGTGATCGTCGAACTCGTGCAGATGACGGCGCCGTTCGCACCGCATTTTGCCGAAGAGTGCTGGCAGCGACTCGGTCAGCACGGGTCGGTCTTTGATTCGTCGTGGCCGCCATTCGATCCGGCGCTCACCGTGACCGACGACGCGACGATCGTGGTGCAGGTCAACGGGAAGGTGCGCGGCAACATCGTCGTGGCGCGGGACGCTGGAGAAGATGCGGTGCGGGCGCTGGCGGAAGCCGACGAATCGGTGCAGCGCCATCTCGCCGGGAAGGTGGTGCGGAAGGTGGTCTACGTCGCGGGGCGGCTGATCAACTTCGTGGTCGCCTGA
- a CDS encoding tRNA-binding protein: MADVIAFDDFLKVDVRVGRVVAARPNPAAIKPAIHLEVDFGEEIGIKHSSAQLTVHYTPESLIGRLVIAVVNFAPKRIAGVKSEVLVLGVPDANGAVVLLHPDHDVPLGGRLF; encoded by the coding sequence ATGGCTGACGTGATCGCCTTCGACGACTTCCTCAAGGTCGATGTCCGGGTGGGACGCGTCGTCGCGGCGCGACCGAACCCTGCCGCGATCAAGCCGGCGATCCATCTCGAGGTCGATTTCGGGGAAGAGATCGGCATCAAGCACTCGAGCGCGCAGCTCACCGTGCACTATACGCCGGAATCGCTCATCGGCCGACTGGTGATCGCAGTGGTGAATTTCGCGCCGAAACGGATTGCCGGCGTCAAGAGCGAAGTGCTGGTCCTCGGCGTCCCCGACGCGAACGGCGCCGTAGTCCTCCTCCATCCCGACCACGACGTGCCGCTCGGCGGCCGGCTCTTCTAG
- a CDS encoding SRPBCC family protein, translating into MWKWIVGAAVALILLVAGAGWYGYHKLTSGGDSATVTIAASPERVFASLADPDSMAIWMGNGVTITASHHGTVAPGDSLLVQRTARGTSAGNRYTWTVGEVYPSHLLVLQMRSDSSGQIFAMRRDSLVAAGDSTKVISTIASPAIDSMRAGRGDTGSKVQGAALDVGSKLMVAAFRLMSEAELKRLKARLEGSPMPAM; encoded by the coding sequence CGTCGGGGCAGCTGTCGCCCTGATTCTGCTGGTCGCCGGCGCCGGCTGGTATGGATACCACAAACTCACATCTGGTGGAGACTCCGCCACTGTCACGATCGCTGCGTCTCCCGAACGGGTGTTCGCTTCGCTGGCTGACCCGGATTCGATGGCGATCTGGATGGGGAACGGAGTGACGATCACTGCGTCGCACCACGGCACCGTCGCACCGGGCGATTCGCTGCTGGTGCAGCGCACGGCCCGGGGGACCAGTGCCGGAAATCGTTACACCTGGACCGTCGGCGAGGTGTATCCATCGCATCTGCTCGTGCTGCAGATGCGGAGTGATTCGAGCGGCCAGATCTTCGCGATGCGTCGCGATTCGCTGGTTGCGGCCGGCGATTCAACGAAGGTGATCAGTACCATCGCATCTCCGGCGATCGACTCGATGCGCGCCGGCCGCGGCGATACCGGTAGCAAGGTGCAGGGCGCGGCCCTTGATGTCGGGTCGAAGCTGATGGTGGCAGCGTTCCGGCTGATGTCGGAAGCGGAATTGAAGCGATTGAAGGCGCGGCTCGAGGGATCGCCGATGCCGGCGATGTAG